The following proteins are co-located in the Streptomyces sp. DT2A-34 genome:
- a CDS encoding carbohydrate kinase family protein has protein sequence MKVVTMGVHVLDVLVRPVEAIPEGQGATLVDDIRMTAAGTAGGTALTLAKLGASVRSAGAIGADPTGDMLVQLLAAAGIDTRYLVRRTDTPTSASVLPIRPNGDRPSLHLLGANITYGPDDVPWDAIAEATHLHLGGPELIGVEAAARILSYAKEHGVVTSVDLLAPGALGSFEQVASALPYVDHLLPNEDQVLGFTGEEDLVAGANKLLAAGAGLVAVTRGGDGALLVTEEGTQQVPAFEVDVVDTTGCGDAFSAGFVRGMGLGRTPYDSAVLGCAAAALVAQGLGSDHGDFDLLAADGFAAAHKPRL, from the coding sequence ATGAAGGTCGTCACGATGGGCGTACATGTGCTGGACGTGCTGGTGCGGCCGGTGGAGGCGATACCCGAGGGCCAGGGCGCGACGCTGGTGGACGACATCAGGATGACGGCTGCCGGGACGGCCGGCGGGACCGCCCTGACCCTCGCCAAGCTCGGCGCCTCAGTGCGCAGCGCCGGGGCGATCGGAGCCGACCCCACCGGTGACATGCTGGTCCAACTGCTGGCCGCGGCAGGCATCGACACCCGGTACCTCGTCCGCCGCACCGACACCCCGACCTCCGCGAGTGTCCTGCCCATCCGCCCGAACGGCGACCGCCCCTCACTCCACCTGCTCGGCGCCAACATCACCTACGGCCCCGACGACGTGCCCTGGGACGCGATCGCCGAAGCCACCCACCTCCACCTCGGCGGCCCCGAGCTGATCGGCGTCGAGGCAGCCGCGCGCATCCTGTCGTACGCCAAGGAGCACGGTGTGGTCACCTCGGTGGACCTGCTCGCCCCCGGCGCGCTGGGGAGTTTCGAGCAGGTGGCGTCGGCACTGCCGTACGTCGACCACCTGCTGCCCAACGAGGACCAGGTCCTCGGTTTCACCGGCGAAGAGGACCTGGTGGCGGGCGCGAACAAGCTCCTCGCCGCCGGTGCCGGCCTGGTCGCCGTCACCCGCGGCGGTGACGGAGCGCTGTTGGTGACCGAGGAGGGCACGCAGCAGGTACCCGCCTTCGAGGTCGACGTGGTGGACACGACCGGCTGCGGCGACGCGTTCTCCGCGGGCTTCGTACGCGGCATGGGCTTGGGCCGCACCCCGTACGACTCCGCCGTCCTCGGCTGCGCGGCGGCGGCGTTGGTGGCGCAGGGCCTGGGCAGTGACCATGGAGACTTCGACCTGCTTGCCGCCGATGGCTTCGCCGCGGCGCACAAGCCCCGACTGTGA
- a CDS encoding acyltransferase, with protein MRGIAALVVVFDHSSYTFMADFRRELTPHFNTSRYGIMLFFLVSGYVIPASLERRGSVAAFWIGRIFRVYPLWAAVVTVFLAAGLLDIVQVPDFGRQSAAAVAAAHATMLQELLGTPNLLLVLWTLSYEMSFYLLVVALFRVRLHQRSAAVAVILAVLAVVSVTAGIVLPASALSGTLGTGPLIAFASIAMVVAVCCASAKSPVLRGVGGVLGGVPALVLVAFNSTVPLWESLVILAVMFLGTAVHRAENGQSTWRYAAGTAVTVAACAVGSAYRYGDGDHFTRRGWIAAFLLALLTFGTALAARRRHIPRPLTGLGTISYSVYLVHPVLLAVIDSTIGRRRQDNLALEAAFFTVLLPLCALTHRYIEAPSQTWGRRLARPPQPRR; from the coding sequence TTGCGCGGCATCGCCGCACTCGTCGTGGTGTTCGACCACTCCTCGTACACGTTCATGGCGGACTTCCGGCGGGAGTTGACGCCGCACTTCAACACCAGCCGCTACGGCATCATGCTGTTCTTCCTCGTGAGCGGCTACGTCATCCCCGCGTCGCTGGAGCGCCGGGGCAGTGTCGCCGCCTTCTGGATCGGGCGGATCTTCCGTGTGTACCCGCTGTGGGCGGCTGTCGTCACGGTGTTCCTCGCCGCCGGTCTCCTCGACATCGTGCAGGTTCCTGACTTCGGTCGGCAGAGCGCCGCCGCCGTCGCTGCCGCCCATGCCACCATGCTCCAGGAGCTGCTGGGCACACCCAATCTCCTGCTCGTCCTGTGGACGCTCTCGTACGAGATGTCCTTCTACCTGCTGGTCGTCGCCCTGTTCAGGGTCCGCCTGCACCAGCGGTCCGCGGCGGTCGCCGTCATCCTGGCCGTGCTCGCCGTCGTGAGCGTGACGGCGGGGATCGTGCTGCCGGCCTCTGCCCTGTCCGGCACGCTCGGCACCGGCCCGCTCATCGCGTTCGCCTCGATCGCCATGGTGGTCGCCGTCTGCTGTGCGAGCGCCAAGTCACCCGTGCTCCGGGGGGTCGGGGGTGTGCTGGGCGGGGTGCCGGCCCTCGTCCTGGTCGCGTTCAACAGTACGGTCCCGCTGTGGGAGAGCCTGGTGATCCTCGCCGTGATGTTCCTCGGAACCGCCGTCCACCGCGCCGAGAACGGCCAAAGCACCTGGCGGTATGCGGCGGGCACTGCCGTCACGGTGGCCGCCTGCGCCGTGGGCAGCGCCTACCGGTACGGCGACGGCGACCACTTCACACGGCGCGGCTGGATCGCCGCGTTCCTGCTGGCCTTGCTCACCTTCGGTACCGCACTGGCCGCGCGCCGCCGGCACATACCGCGCCCGCTGACCGGACTGGGAACGATCAGCTACTCGGTCTACCTGGTCCATCCCGTGCTGCTGGCGGTGATCGACAGCACGATCGGCCGGCGGCGGCAGGACAATCTCGCGCTCGAAGCGGCGTTCTTCACCGTGCTGCTGCCCCTGTGCGCACTGACCCACCGTTACATCGAAGCGCCGAGCCAGACTTGGGGCCGTAGACTGGCGCGCCCACCGCAGCCACGGCGGTAG